In Tripterygium wilfordii isolate XIE 37 chromosome 17, ASM1340144v1, whole genome shotgun sequence, the genomic window TCTAACATCAGTAGGCATAGACTTCTTTCCCCTCACATTAGTAGACTTAGGTATAACATTAGTAGTAGTTGAGACACTACCTTCATCAGGAGTTGGAAGTACAACTTTACATGTCCTGGCATTATGTTTATCACCACCGCACTTACTGCACCTCATCTTTATTCCCAACTTTGATGATTTCCCCAACTGTGATTCACCagcctcttttcttctttttttctttggtctGCCCATTGTCTTTTGACATGTAGGTGGTAGAATGTCATCATGGGTTGTTTTAGGCCATCTCTCTGGTCCTTCAGTTGGATATATGATGAAAGAGTAACACTCATTATATGCTTCTCTTTTGAAACATTGAGGCACAAACTCCTCAAGTTTCCTTCTTCTACTATATATGCAACTCACTGCGTGCCTGCAAGGTATTCCAGTTAATTCCCATTTTCTACAGCTGCAATACAACACATCCAAGTCTATCACAAATTTCTCCTGCATGCATAacacttcaaatttcaaatctccAGCCCATTTTGGCAGCCATTTACCAGATTCTTTATGCTCAATTTCTAGTCTCTTCTTTATCTTTGGAAGGATAGTTCCTTGGTACCTATTGATCTTGATCCTATTCTCCGCCCATCGTGTCATCAAATATCCTTTTATCTCATCGAGCATCGTAGCTATAGGCTTCTCTCTAAATTGCAAAATAGTGGAATTGAATGTTTCTGACATGTTGTTCAATAATGTATCACATTTTGCATATCCACTAAAGTGAGACTTACACCACAATCTAGGGTCGATTGCATTCAATTCAGCATGTGCCATAGGATTCAACCTCTCAATTTCTTGCATTTCTCTCTTCCATGCTTCTCTGTAAGT contains:
- the LOC119981811 gene encoding uncharacterized protein LOC119981811 translates to MYGGQLLAAIGRDPNDGMLPIAIAVVRVENTETWDWFIKMLLEDIGSKGRLTFISDRQKGLVHVLEALEGQHDHRFCVRHMYNNISKRFPGLQLKELMWKAARATYREAWKREMQEIERLNPMAHAELNAIDPRLWCKSHFSGYAKCDTLLNNMSETFNSTILQFREKPIATMLDEIKGYLMTRWAENRIKINRYQGTILPKIKKRLEIEHKESGKWLPKWAGDLKFEVLCMQEKFVIDLDVLYCSCRKWELTGIPCRHAVSCIYSRRRKLEEFVPQCFKREAYNECYSFIIYPTEGPERWPKTTHDDILPPTCQKTMGRPKKKRRKEAGESQLGKSSKLGIKMRCSKCGGDKHNARTCKVVLPTPDEGSVSTTTNVIPKSTNVRGKKSMPTDVRGKGPMATDVRGKGSMAAFVGGVRPMVASVRGTRLMEAAFVSGVRPMTPYIPTVGSTKRPPSVPNYQVFRPKRPCITERMGTDAAYGGSSSGSIAGFGSQGSVNK